AGAGTTTCCTGTCGTCGTATAATTTGATGATGGCAGCCGCCAGGTCTTCTTTATTTCTTTCAATAAAAAGGCCGTTTTCGCCATGGCGGATCACCATTTTGGGAAAGCCGATTTTTGTAGAAACAGAAGGCACTCCCGACAGTGCAGCTTCTGCAAAAAGGGAGGGGCCGGTATCCGCGGCGGAGGCAATCAGTGCAAGATCAACATCTTTGTAGAAGCCCAGCAAATCTTCGTAAGGTCCAGCAAATTTGGTTTTCAGCGTTACGATCCTTCCGGAATTTTTCACCATTTCCACTGCCGGTTCTATGATTTCCCGGAAGCCCTTCATCGGGCGGTCCGGCGTTCCTGTCCAGCCTAAGGTAAGGCCTTCCTTGCTTCCTGCTTTTTCGTTTATTACAAATTCGTTCTGCCGGTAGATTCCGTTAGCGAAGGTAATTTTTTGTGTCAGCGGCAGATAATCTTCAATCAGGTTACGGCTTCCGGCGATAATGCCGTCGTAGTGTTTCAGGTACTGCTGATAAAAATCGTTCCGGTTGAGGCTGTGTACGTTCGTACTGTTCCGTATATCCCATCCCGGGCCTTCGTGCGGAAAAGAATCGGTGTAGAGGCCGACGTATTTTTTTCTGCTCCTGAACGGCAGTACCGTAGTGTACTGGAAATAATAGGCGCATTCGAAAATCAGATCAAAATCTATCTTTTCCGTCTTCTCACCGGACTGCACTTTGTAAACCGGAGGGTATTTGTACACCGGACAGGAAAACCGTCTGCTTTTGTCTACAAAATATTTCAGGTCTTTGTTTCGGAAACGGTTCAGAAGATTTGATATAAGTCTTTCACCGAAAGAAAAATCTTTTTTTCGCAGCGCAAAGTCCTGTGCAAATGCGATATAGCAGTCAAAGTCATTATCCAGCCCTTCCGCCCATGTTCTGATGAGGTTATGGTAAGCCCAGTTTGGTTTGTCGGCGATGAAGAGGATGGATTTTTTCATTTTTTTTCCAGGTGATTTTTATGCACGATCGGGTTGGAGCCTGGCGCGTTCAAAAGAATTTTAATCCAGTTGTCGAGACTATATTTCGTTTTGATCTCTTCAGGAATCTGTTTGTAAGGTTTTTTCTGGAAATCAAGGATTTTATCTTTATATTTTTCAATGTTATCAAAATCAACCACCAAAATATTATCAGGATTATAGAAGTCGTAATTGACAACATCGGCGTTGTTGGTTATAATTTTTGTTTCATAAAGCATGCACTCAAAAAATCTGAAGGACAAACCAATATGATGTTTTTTACAAATATCGATAACAATTTTTGAATTTTTTGTTTTTTCTAAGGTGTCTTCGATTGAAGTAGGCGATGTAATGTATTTTATCTTCGTGCTATCTACTAATCGGTGGTCGTTATTTAAAAATCCCCGTTCGGCAAAAATTGAAATGTCAATATTTCCGCTTAAAAATTTTGCTAGTTCTGCCAGCTTCCAGTCCCGTCGTTGGGTGTCCAATGTTCCGGCAAGTGAGCCAACATAAAACACGTCCGTTTTTCTGCTGTCGAAAGGTGTTGAAGGTATGTCCGGAATATAGTAATTGGTTAAAAATTTCATATCAAGATCAGGATGGTCAGCGATATTGTCAATATCAAAAGAATAGACGCCGTCGAGATATTTCAAACTTTTAACCAGACTCGGTTTAAAAAATAAACGGAGACCGTCCCAAATGTATCCAACAGTTTTGTTTCCCAGCCTGCTCAGTTTTTCGATGTTTTGCGTCGTGTATTCTTCCGGTTTTATAATAAGCACCAAATCGTACATCTTGTCTTTGGGAAGCTGCGCTATCTTTTTCCTGTAAAATCTATTGACGTGGTTTTTATGGGCAATTAGAGAATAAAGCTTATTGCGGTGTACTAATCTTTCGTAAATGTTCCTGAACTTATCTGTCAGATTTTTGTTCTGAAATGGCGGGGGATTTTCAGTGTCCAGGTAGTCAACATCATATCCTAACGACTTCAGGCCGTCGGTCAGCTGCTGATGAAGACTGCCGGAAATTTTTCTCCAGGGCTGAAAAACCACAAGTATCTTTTGTGAAGGCATTTTTGTATTTTTACAAAATTAATTTAAATTTAAAAATATTTACCGTTCCGGTGTTCGAATTTAGAGCCTTTGTTTTTTGAAATTACTTTTTCGCATTCTGCTGTAGCGATCAAATCTTATTTATCATAAATGTTTACCGTTTTCACGCCCACTTTTAACCGAAAACATACGCTGCCCACGCTTTACCAAAGCCTGATAAACCAGACCGTTAAAAACTTTGAATGGCTGGTGATCGATGACGGATCAACTGATGGAACAAAGGATTTAATAGAAAAATATATCCGTGAACAGAAAATTCCTGTTCGGTATTATTTTCAGAAAAATCAGGGGAAACATATTGCCTATAATACTGCACTCAAGACAGCCAATGAGCAGTTTATAATGACTGTAGACAGCGACGATTTCCTTGTGGAAAAGGCGCTGGAAACCTGTACTGAAATGGCGAAGGAAATTGAAGATCGAGATTTTGCAGGGTTTTCTTATTTAAGATTTTTCACAAACCAGAACGAAAACTTAGATCATTATGGTAAAAGGAGATGGCTGGACAGCAGACAGCACAGTTTTGCGGGAAAGGGGGAGATGGGATTTGTTTTCAGGCTGGATGTTGCCAAGGAGTTCAAATTTCCAGTCATCGAGGGCGAGCGGTTTTCTCAGGAAGCTCTTGTTCTACTTCCACTAATGCGAAAATACCAGATTCTTTTTACAGATCATGTTTTGGCGAGGGGAGACTATCTGGAAGATGGCCTAACTCAAAATATTTACAAGCGAATGCTATCAAACCCGCAGTATGCCATGCTAACCCAGCTGGAACGCATAAAAAGTACCAGAAGCTGGAAAGAAAAGAAGCAGTTTGCCAAGGTGTACTGGGATATTGCCAACAAAAATCGACAGTTGCCATTATTTAAAAAAATTATTGCAATTTCGCCGCTGTTTACAGGAATTACTTTTCTAAATAAACTTACAAAACACAAATGGATATAAAAAAACTTGCAGAACAGTTTAAATTTTACCGACGGTTTGGAAAAAGCGGCTGGAACATTTATCGCGACGAACACCAATCAGATAAACCAATTATTGAGTTTCGCAACCGCGAACTGAAACACCCGTTGTTTCTTCGCCGAAAAACCTCGGATTTTGATGTATTCAAACAGGTGATTTACAATCAGGAATATAAAATCCACACAGGGTTCGATGCGGAGTATATTATCGACGCCGGAGGCAATATCGGCCTGGCAAGTGTTCATTTTAAAAACCGTTTTCCCAATGCCAAAATTATCTGTGTGGAACCTGAAAGTGGCAACTTCGAAATGGTACAGAAAAACACAAAACCTTATCCAGATATTATCCCGGTAAAAGCAGGAGTGTGGAACAAAACCACTTATTTGAAAATAATAGACAGCTCTGTGGCGAGCTGGGGTTTTATGGTAAAAGAAACAGCAGCAGATGATCCCACAGCTTTACCTGCAGTTTCTATTGGAGATCTTATGCGGACTTATCATTTCCCGAGGATTGATATCCTGAAAATGGACATCGAGGGATCCGAGAAGGAAGTCTTCGAGGAAAACTATGATGAATGGCTTTCCAAAACCAGAATTTTGCTTGTGGAAACCCACGACGGTATGAGAAAAAATGCCGCAAAAACACTTTTCAGGGCTCTGGACAAATACGATTACCAGCTTGGAACCAGCGGTGAAAACCTACTGATTTACCTGAATAATTAGACTGTTTATCAGTTTCCCCATTTTCTCACCCCAGACTTTCCAGTTCAGTTCCTGTTCATATTTTTGGCGGGCATCGTGCGACATCTGTTTTGCTAGTTCCGGATTTTTCAGCAGCTGTTCAATTTTTCTGGCATACTCTTCGGCACCGGCATTTTGCGGGAGTGTAAATCCTGTGATCCCGTCCTCTACCATCGCAGAGACACCACCTGTGTCGCGCGTGATTACGGGAAGACCATAAGCCGCAGCCTCTGCAAATGAAATCGGTGTACAGTCGGCTTTGGTTGGGATAAACAAAAAATGTGAATCTCTTAAAAAGTCTTTTATTTTCTGTGCTTCCGCCGGAATGTTTTTATTCAGAAACGGAATGACTTCCATGGCTTTGCTGCGGATTCCGGGATCACAGCCTACCACCAGTAATTTCGCAGGCAATCCCTTTTTCCGAAGCAGTTCGATGGTCTGCAAAGCCAGATCACCGCCTTTTCGCTCCCAGAAAACCGCCAAAAAGAGAAAAGTGATGTCTCCGCTGTAATCTTTGTTGAAATTTACCTGTCCCGGGACTTCTGAATTGGGACCAAACTTGACAGTACTCAGTTTTTCAGCTGGAATACCATAAAAGTTCCTAACGAAATGCGTGGCCCAGTCGGAAGAGTAAACAATGTGATCCGCATTCTCCAATGCTTTTTTTTCGACGAAATGGGTAATCTTTTTCGACACCCATCCAAACCCAGAATAATAACTGTAATAGTTCAGCAGCTGTGCTACATTGGCATCATTAAGATAAACAATGGGCTGTCTGACTTTGAGGAAGGCAATTTCAGGAACTGCGGTTGGCGCAAAGAGAAGGTCGATCTTTTTTTGCTTTATCCTTTTTTTTGTTTTGCGGGAAGCCAGCCACGCCTTCAGGATAAACTGATGCTGATTGAAGCCGCGGGTGAAGATTTTTTGGTAAAAATTCCCGATGCTGCGGAACATGGAAAGCTCTGCCACACTGTATTCCGGCGTGGGAATCCATACCACCTCAAAACCCTGTTTCTGTAGTGCGGTGAACATGCTGTACATGGTGCCGGACCAATTTTTACGGTCTTCCAATGGGCGGGAACTGATGAAGCCTATCGTGAGTTTCCTAACCATTTTTTAGTTTTTTAAATAAATACACACGCAGATTCCGGTGTTTTTTTATAATCCATTTTAAATTTTGGAGAGCTGTTTGGGTTCTTCCTTTTTTCAGTGCAGAGATAAAGTCGATTCTGCTGCGCGAAAAAATCTGCCAGTCTGCATGCTCCTTTATTTTTCCGCCGTGAAAGTTACCGATAATTTCATCGAGCCTGTTGTGGTTCAGGTCTCTTTTATAATTTACTGCGCCAAACGACAGTCCGGCATCGTGCCGCCTGTAAGCCGACCAACATTTTTTGAGTCCTCTGATTTTCCCAACGGTCGAAGCGGCCAGAAAGAGCACGGTGTCAAAATACTGTAAGTTTGGATCCTTCAGGGTGTTCAGAAAGGCGGTGCTTTTCAGGACTTCGGCACGCATCATGACTGTTGCAGTATGCACCACCCAATGCCGGTAGATTTCCAACGGTGAATAATCTCTGTCTTCAACAGAAGAAAAAGGGCTGCCGTTGATTTCGGGATATGGCGAAACGTTCATCGCCTGATGAAAAACCAAAGCGTATTCGGGATGGCTTTCCAGAAAACAGTATTGCGCCTGCAGTTTTCCGTCGTGCGTCCAGTAGTCATCACCTTCACAGAAGGCGATGTATGTGCCGGTTACCTGTTTTAAGGCAAAATAAAAGTTCGGGGTAGCGCCCAGATTGGTGGTATGGGCGGTATATTTTACCGTTATATGGGCGGGCGCATCCTTCAGAACCTCGCGGATTACCGCATCCGTATTGTCAGTAGACTTATCTTCGCAAATAATCAGCTCTATCGGGAAATTCACTTTCTGTATGAAAATTCCCTCCAGATTTTCACGAATGTAATCCTGGTGGTTGTATGTGAGGACGATGATGGAAATAGGGGGCAAATTTGTTTTAGCCTTCAATATCTAATAGCGTTTTTTAGAGTAAATCTTTTATGGAAATATTATGTTTTTTGGTAACCATCCAATATAAAACTAATAGTTTCCTTTTAAAATATGGTAGCTTGAGCAAGTACTGATTTCTAATTGAAATAAATTCATTATCAATTTTACTAAGAATTTTTTTCCTTTCGAATAAGATGAAATCTTTATCCCATGACTCACGAATTTTTCTAATAAAATTTGCCTTTGTGTTGAAATCAGAATATTTTAATAAATGTTGTACCTTTTGTTGGTAAATGTCTACGTCCTCCCCTGAGCCTATCTGCTGTTGGGGATGAATTCTATAATACCCTAAGCACTCATCTAATACCTCTATTTTATCTTTTAAGGCAAAGTAAATGGCCAATTGGGCATCATGTAGAAAGCCATGCGTCGCATCAAATTCCAGATTTGTTAGTTTTCTGAAAGCTAGGGCTGCTCCAGTAATGACATTTCCTTTAATCAAAAGATGTCCAAGCAAATCTTTATTTTCAGTAGGCGAATATAAATAATGATTAAAGGTTGTGTTTTTATGTGGGCCATTCTTATAATAAAGTAAATTGTGGAATAATGCATCCTTGTCTGGATTATTTTCAAAAAACATTAAATTTTTCCTTACTTTATCTGGAAACCATACATCATCCTGATCACTGAGAAAAATTATATCTCCTGTACAAAGATTAATAGCTTTTTCAAAGTTTTTTATAACCTTAAGGGTGTGTTTGTTTTGATGGATTTTAAAAATATTAGGAAATTCTGTATGGTATTTTTGAAGTATTTGCATTGTTTCGTCAGTGGAACCATCATCACATACTACAATTTCATTAACGGGGGTGCTTTGCTTAAGAATACTATCCAGCTGTTCCGCGATATATTTTTCGCCGTTATATGTGCAGAGGGCTACGGAGGTTGTCATTAAAATGAATTTTCTAGGTTATAAATATACTTTTAATTTTAATATTTAAGTTTTATTTATTTTTTGGATGTATTTTTTATGAGTACTGGAATTTCAAATAAAAAAATCAAATTAAGTTTTCGAAAAAATAGCACTTATAAATTTTTAATCAAAACAATAGCAAAAAAAGTGGTTTGCTTTTCGTTAATACCAGATTGATGTTTATAACGAGGCACTTTGATGGAAAATTTTGGAGCTATACTTTCTTTTGCTAAACTATAATTTTCTTATTTGTGAGTTTAGAATGCAAAATATTATAATTTTAATCAGATATAGGATTGCTTTATTTTTTGGAACTTCTCAGGATTGCCATCTGAAAAAATGGATTAAGTGAATGAGGGGTTAGCATAGTTATTAATCGTAATTTGATATACTTTTATTATCATGGAACCCTTGTTCATTAAGTTTCCAAGAGCTTGATTTGTCAACAGTTTTTATATAGAATTTTTCTTCCTCTGACAACTGATTTGGGTTAATATACCATCCACCATGCGTAGCAGAAAAATTACCGCCTATCCTTAATGCTGAAAGAAAGGAATCCTGATTTTTGAATTTATATCCTGGTGAATACATCGCGAAAGTGGTGTCAATCATACCTTTATATACATCCTTTTCAATTTCCTTTTTCCAAAATTGCTTTTCCCAACGTAACACTTTTTCCTTTAGAGGATAATAATCTGGGATGTCATCCAGACGTAGGGAAAAACCAACCTTTGTAACATCGGAATAGTACTTGATCAGATAATATATTAGCCTCTTCATAAAATTTTCAGGTAGATTTTTATTTGGTACAATATCCGCATCTGTGACCATAAAAAAACCCTTGCCGTATTTTTCTTGTAATTTTTTATTTTCAAAGAATACCATATGCCCAATATTTTCTTTCATATACTCTATGGTTACCCGATTTGAAATTTCTTTATAATATTCCAGCAATGGTGGATATGTGGAGCAGTTGTCTATAATGATGATGTTTTTATGGTTGCGGGATAGCCAAAAATCCACCTGCTCTTTCAGGTATTTCAGTTGATTGAAATTAATAATTAGAATTGGTATCTCATCGTGCCGGCTGATCTGCCTTCGAAGCAGGATATCTGTTTTAAGTTGTATTTGAAACATAGAGACTGTAAATCTCTTATGAAGCTGCGCTAAGATTTTTTTAATATTCGGATTAATGATTTTTTTTAAGATACGGAATCCATAAAATCTACTCAACTTTACCAATGCAGAAGGAGCTGGGTGAAGCTTGAAGAAAATTTTTTTTGCTGAAATAGATTGTTGATTATTTAGCATAATAGTAGAAAATTTATCTCTTTGATTATTGTTTCCATACGTTCGTATATGGGCAATGCAATTTTTGTAAAAAATATCTTCAGCTTTACTTTTAATTTCCTGAAGGTCTGAGTTTCCGGAGATGCTTTTTGTGGTTTCTTTTATAGTCACTACAGTTTTTGATAGAAAATAAAACTGTGGTTTTGAAATGCCAAGCTGTAGCTGAATAAAATCGTCCGAGTGCCAAGCTAAAGGATATTTTTTGAATCCTACTTTCTGAAATGCACTATTCCGAAAGATATGCTCGCTCAGGCTGCTGTTGATTTTTCCTTCCTGCTTCTCTAGGAAAAAATCAATAATGTTGTACATGCCTTCTATAAAATTAAGGCTCTTCGAATGATGTACTTGCTTGTTCTCATCGATGATGATACTTGCTGATTTTATAAGGTTTACATCTTTCAAGTTGTCGTATTTTAAATAAAATTCTTCCACAAAATTCTCCGAAATCATATCATCGTCGCCCAAGATTTGAAACCATTCTTCCTTTACATTCTCCAAAATTCTTTCCCATTGCATGGCGAGATTTTTGCCACCAAGATTTTCTTTGTAATTAAAATAATGGTAATTTCTTTCCAGGAAATATTTTTCAATCAGCGGAAATGGATCATCCGGACTTGCATCGTTTCCGATATACAAAGTGAACCTTTTATCAGTTTGGGACGCAACGGATTTCAGGGTTTCTTCAAAGAAATCCGGTTTGTAGTAGGGTATGACGATGGCGAGGAGGTTTTGCATTATTTACCAATTAGAGATAACAATTTATCGATAAGTCTATATCTTCGAGAACTTAGTTTGTTCTGTTGTGATTCGATTGTTTTTCTTAATAAATCTGCCTGCTCAGATTTATGGTTTAGTAAATGTATAGAGCCTAAATGTTGGTGAAAAAAATCTAAATGCTTTCTCTCAATATATTTATAAATGGGTTCTTTAGTTTTAGTGTCGAGATTGGTAATCATCGAAGATTCTTTTATTCTATAATAAAAACCCAAGTAATCCAACTGGATAACTTTGCCTCCGGATTTTAGTAACGCTATTAAAAATTCCCAATCTTCAAGTCCTTTTTTCATGTTCTCATCATAACCACCTACTGCGATAAATTTATTTTTAGTAAAAAAAAAGGAACAGAAAATGATATTGGTAGCTGCAAGTTTTTCAATTGAGAAAGTCGGCAAATCCCAAGCTCCTTGCTGTGCGCCAATTTTTTCTGCTTTGCAATATATTACAGTATAAGATTCTCCGAATTCTTTTTCAGCCAGCTCCAAATATCTGTCTCCGATTTTATCATCTGCATCCAAAGGGAGTATCCATTCTCCCTGCGCTGCTTTTATTCCTGCATTTCTAGCAGAGCTCAAACCGCCGTTTTCTTTTTTAAGATATTTAAACCGTGGGTCTTTTTCCGTCCATTTTTTTACAACTTCTTCGGTATTATCTGGCGAACCGTCGTTGACGATAATGCACTCCCAGTTTTGATACGTCTGCTCCCGAACCGACTGCAGGCACTCATCCAAATACTGGGCCTGGTTGTAACAGGGGACGATTACCGAGATTAATGGCTGCGCTTTATTTTTCTCTGGAAGTATATCTTCTTTTACCATAATTCAATGTTTTTGGCATGCATCGGCAGGTACCCATGTTGGGGCTGGTTGGGGAAGTTGCTCCAGATTCTGTCCGGGTTCAGAAAGTAGAGGTCAGCTGCTTTTTCTATTCGCAGTTCGAGCAGTTCCTGCATGTAGATGTTTTTTTTCAGATCCGGCAGGTTTACCCAGACATCCACCATGTACTCTCCGGCACGCAGCGGCAGTTCATTAAAAGCCAGACGGACATGGTTTTGCCCCGGTTGCACCATCATGGGTTTGTGCTGAAATTCGTTACCAAAATTGGTAACGCCCTCGCCATAATGGTTCTTCAATTCCAGGTTGAACTCAAATGAAGTTGGCGCGGACAGAGCATTGTCGATGTCTATCTGTACTTCGAACGGCAGACCCTGCTCAAGGGTGAAAGTCTGCTTTTGATTTTGAATAAATTTAATGTTTGTAACTGATATCCCGGACTGCGTTACCTGAAAATTAATCTCTTTATTGCTCCACTGCTGGTTGTTGGTCTTCAGATAGTTCGTAATTACCTCTCCTGTAGATCCAATCTCCTGTATTGAACCCTGTTTTAACGAGATGGCACTCGAACAGAGCCTGTTCACAGCGCGCAGATCATGACTCACAAACAGCACCGTCCTCCCTTCGCCTTTACTCACATCGCCCATCTTGCCAAGGCATTTTTTCTGAAATTCGGCATCGCCAACTGCCAAGACCTCATCCACAATTAAAATTTCCGATTCCAGATGTGCAGCTACAGCAAAAGCAAGGCGAACGTACATTCCCGAGGAGTATCTTTTTACAGGCGTGTCGATGTATCTTTCTACACCGGAAAAATCTACGATTTCATCAAATTTCCGGGTGATTTCTTTTCTGGTCATCCCGAGGATTGCTCCGTTAAGGTACACATTTTCACGTCCGGTCATTTCAGGATGAAAACCGGTTCCTACTTCAAGTAAGGAAGCAATTCTTCCGTTGGTATAAATTTTACCTGTGGTCGGTTTGGTGACTTTACTTAAAAGTTTTAACAGTGTAGATTTCCCGGCACCGTTTCTCCCAATAATTCCGACAGCATCACCCTGTTCTATTTCAAAATTGATATCGCGGAGCGACCAAACATATTCGCTTTCGCCTTTGGTGGCTCTGTCGTTGGCTTCACCAATTTTCAGATAGGGGTCTTCTTTTCCACGGATCTGATGCCAAAAGCGGTTCAGGTCATGCGAAAGCGTGCCGGTGCCCACCTGTCCGAGGCGGTACTGTTTGGATATGTTTTCTGCTTTTAGTGCGAGCATTTTTTTTTAAAGTTATGGTTGTTATGGTGGTTATGGAGGTTATGGGGGTTATGGAAGTTATGGTGGTTATGGGGTAATGGAGGTTATCGGATTTGCCCGGCGCCAATTTTTATTGCTACTTCACTTTATCGTCTTCATCACTACATCACTTCTGTTACCATTCTCACTTTATTACTTCCCGTCGCCCTGTTGCTTATTCTTGATGGATTTTATAAGGTTGGACAGCATTATACGTATAAATATTATTTTGTCAGTAATTTCTTTTGCTTCTTTTATATAATTAAGATTTTTAGCGATTTCGTACTGTGTTTCCAGTTCAGACAGGGAGCCAATAGAAATGTATAGAAACTGTATAAGTTCTTTATTGCCTTTTCGGGCAAAACCTTCTGCAATGTTGGAAGGTATGGAAATGGCACTCGCCGAATTTGGGATTTTAACCCAAATTTTTCAGATTCGGGGAAATTTTCAGAAAGCCTGTATATCTCAGTTACCAATACCATCGCTTTCTGCCAAACTTGCAAATCTTTATGAGATCTTATTTTTTCATCCATAACAGGTTATGTATTAAAAAAAAATTACTTCAATTGTATCACCATCTCTTTTAACCTCATCACATCCAGCACTTCCATCACCTCCTTACACCGTGTCCATAAAACTTTTCTCGACCTTATTGAAGATTACGGTGCCAACGGCAAGGAGTACAAAAATAATCACCGAACTGATGGTAAGCATCACCGGTGAAAAGTCACCGGCACCGAGCCAGCCATACTTGAAACATTCAAAAATACCGGTCAGCGGATTATACATGGCCAGTTTTTTCCAGATTCCGGAAAGTGCAGAAATGGGATAAATCACTGGGGTGGCGTACATCAGCAGGCTTACCCCGAAACTTAAAAGCATCTGCAGGTCGCGGTACTTGGTGGTGAGGGAAGAAAAAATCATTCCCATGCCCAGTGCAAAAGCTGCCATCAGCAGTATGAGCAACGGAGTGGCCAAAATCCAGATATTGGGCTCTATTTTTGCCTGAATGAGGTAATATACCCACGCGACCAAAAAGAGCGCAAACTGAACCCCGAATTTCATAAGGTTGGATATCACAATCGTCAGCGGCATGACCAATCTGGGGAAATATACTTTGCCAAAGATGGCCGCGTTTCCCGTAAAAACATTGGACGTGCCCAGCAGACAGGATGAAAAATAATTCCAAAGCGTAATCCCGGCAAGGTAAAAAAGTACCTGCGGAATACCGTCCGTGGGCAATTTGGCAATGCCGCCAAAAACAACAAGGTAAACAATGGTGGTAAAAACAGGGTTGATGAAAAACCAAAGCGGCCCCAAGATTGTCTGTTTGAAGCCGGAGACAAAATCCCGTTTCACGAACATGTAAATCAGGTCTTTGTAACGCCAAACCTCACCTAATTTCAAGTCGAACAGGGAGTGCCTGGAATCTATGGTTTCAGTCCACTGCTGCTGTGGTTCAGTCATTTGTGTTATTTTCCGCAAATTTAAAATAATTAATCCAATAATTCACCAGGGGTTCTTTCTGCAGATATTTTGGCCAAGATTAAACCTGTTAAAAACAGCGGCACATAAAGCCTGGCTTCGTATAAAATGCCGGTGTAAAAACACATTACAATATACGGGGCGGAAAGCGAGTGAAACACCAGTATATTTCTGGTCTGTTCTTTTCCGTTTGAAATCAAGAGCGTGAAAGCGAAAAAAGTAATCCAAAATAGTAAGCCGAGTATATTTTTTGGCTGGGTGAAGTTTTGAAGAAGCAAACTGCCGTCGTTGGTGGTGAAGATTCCGGCCATCAGCCGCATTACGACATATACACTGAGGAAAGTCCCTGCCAGGGCAGCTACCGGAATGATGGTTTCCTTTTTCAGTCCGAAACGTGAACAGAGCAGGGTGGCTGCCAGTGAAACGGAAAGCGCTGCAGATTCACGGTTCAGTGTGGAAACAGCAAGGATTACTGCCAGCAAAAGAAGGTTTCCGGAGGATTTGTTATCCAAATACTTCAGGAAAACCCAGAAAAACAGGAGCAGAAAGAAGTAACTGCTCACATCATAAGGCACAATCACAAACTGCGAAAGCGCAATCACGAACATGGACAGGGTTGCCATCAGAAGTTTCTCGGAGGCGGTTGCTGCAAACTGTTTCGATTCGCTAATCAGCACCATCATGACGGCAGTTAACGCCGAGAAAACAGTGTTCAGCATATAAAAAGCCAAAAACATCCGCGGCTCCGAATCCGGATTCAGGAACTTCACTTTAAAAACACTGTAATCCAGATTCAGGGTTCCAAGTAAGTCGTAAATGCAGAGCAGAAAATGCACGCTCAGGATTCTGTACTGATATATTCCGCCTGAAAACTGTTCCTGAAAGGTAGAGTAATTCAATATTGCGGATGAATAAATATTCCCAAAAGCAAAATAGACAAAGGTGTTCAGCAGGAATGCCAACACGGTTAAAAATAAAATGTTTGTAATTTTGCGGGATTTCATCAAGTGTTGTTTGTTTGCTGCTATTTCACGGTGCGTCTTCCAATACTCTTGTAAAAAAAACCGTTGCTTTCGGGGAGCTCCAGGGGGAACATATTGCGACCGTCAAAGATTGCCCGGTGGTTCATTCGTTCGGCCATCATTTTAAAGTTCGGGTTTTTAAACTCCGGCCATTCTGTCGCGATGAAAAGGCAGTCTGCACCGTCAAGCGCGCTGTACATATCTTTGGCGTAGGAAATTTTATCGCCTAAGATTTTGCGTACATTTTCTTCTGCAATTGCATCATAAGCCACAATTTCGGCTCCTTTTTCCAATAAAATTTTAATATTGTCTAAAGAGGAAGCTTCGCGGATGTCGTCGGTATTTGCTTTGAA
The sequence above is a segment of the Chryseobacterium taklimakanense genome. Coding sequences within it:
- a CDS encoding glycosyltransferase, with the translated sequence MKKSILFIADKPNWAYHNLIRTWAEGLDNDFDCYIAFAQDFALRKKDFSFGERLISNLLNRFRNKDLKYFVDKSRRFSCPVYKYPPVYKVQSGEKTEKIDFDLIFECAYYFQYTTVLPFRSRKKYVGLYTDSFPHEGPGWDIRNSTNVHSLNRNDFYQQYLKHYDGIIAGSRNLIEDYLPLTQKITFANGIYRQNEFVINEKAGSKEGLTLGWTGTPDRPMKGFREIIEPAVEMVKNSGRIVTLKTKFAGPYEDLLGFYKDVDLALIASAADTGPSLFAEAALSGVPSVSTKIGFPKMVIRHGENGLFIERNKEDLAAAIIKLYDDRKLLKTFSEKIREDYMKILDNQISVNNLKKLFNNP
- a CDS encoding glycosyltransferase, with amino-acid sequence MPSQKILVVFQPWRKISGSLHQQLTDGLKSLGYDVDYLDTENPPPFQNKNLTDKFRNIYERLVHRNKLYSLIAHKNHVNRFYRKKIAQLPKDKMYDLVLIIKPEEYTTQNIEKLSRLGNKTVGYIWDGLRLFFKPSLVKSLKYLDGVYSFDIDNIADHPDLDMKFLTNYYIPDIPSTPFDSRKTDVFYVGSLAGTLDTQRRDWKLAELAKFLSGNIDISIFAERGFLNNDHRLVDSTKIKYITSPTSIEDTLEKTKNSKIVIDICKKHHIGLSFRFFECMLYETKIITNNADVVNYDFYNPDNILVVDFDNIEKYKDKILDFQKKPYKQIPEEIKTKYSLDNWIKILLNAPGSNPIVHKNHLEKK
- a CDS encoding glycosyltransferase family 2 protein; the encoded protein is MFTVFTPTFNRKHTLPTLYQSLINQTVKNFEWLVIDDGSTDGTKDLIEKYIREQKIPVRYYFQKNQGKHIAYNTALKTANEQFIMTVDSDDFLVEKALETCTEMAKEIEDRDFAGFSYLRFFTNQNENLDHYGKRRWLDSRQHSFAGKGEMGFVFRLDVAKEFKFPVIEGERFSQEALVLLPLMRKYQILFTDHVLARGDYLEDGLTQNIYKRMLSNPQYAMLTQLERIKSTRSWKEKKQFAKVYWDIANKNRQLPLFKKIIAISPLFTGITFLNKLTKHKWI
- a CDS encoding FkbM family methyltransferase, which gives rise to MDIKKLAEQFKFYRRFGKSGWNIYRDEHQSDKPIIEFRNRELKHPLFLRRKTSDFDVFKQVIYNQEYKIHTGFDAEYIIDAGGNIGLASVHFKNRFPNAKIICVEPESGNFEMVQKNTKPYPDIIPVKAGVWNKTTYLKIIDSSVASWGFMVKETAADDPTALPAVSIGDLMRTYHFPRIDILKMDIEGSEKEVFEENYDEWLSKTRILLVETHDGMRKNAAKTLFRALDKYDYQLGTSGENLLIYLNN
- a CDS encoding glycosyltransferase family 4 protein; the protein is MVRKLTIGFISSRPLEDRKNWSGTMYSMFTALQKQGFEVVWIPTPEYSVAELSMFRSIGNFYQKIFTRGFNQHQFILKAWLASRKTKKRIKQKKIDLLFAPTAVPEIAFLKVRQPIVYLNDANVAQLLNYYSYYSGFGWVSKKITHFVEKKALENADHIVYSSDWATHFVRNFYGIPAEKLSTVKFGPNSEVPGQVNFNKDYSGDITFLFLAVFWERKGGDLALQTIELLRKKGLPAKLLVVGCDPGIRSKAMEVIPFLNKNIPAEAQKIKDFLRDSHFLFIPTKADCTPISFAEAAAYGLPVITRDTGGVSAMVEDGITGFTLPQNAGAEEYARKIEQLLKNPELAKQMSHDARQKYEQELNWKVWGEKMGKLINSLIIQVNQ